CCGACCTGCGCGCTGTGCTGGTCGACATCACCCCTCGCGGGTTGGCCGTTCACCGTGAGTCGCTGGCCAATCGACACGCCGCGCTGGCGGCGATGCTCAGCCAGCTCAGCGAGTCCGACCTGGACACCCTGACCAAGGCGTTGGCCCCGCTGGAACGGCTGGCCACCATCGAGCCGGCCGCTGCCGCGGGCGCGCCGACCGCCCGCGAGCAGGCGTGAAACCGCGGATCTGTCAACAACATCAGCTGTTGTCCTCACACTGCTGAGTTGTAATCGCCTGCAGCCCTGAATTTTTCAGTCAGTGCGGCAGGCTGTGGTGTGGCGGCGGCATCGGGTCGGCTTAAGCTGGCTGACATGCCGACTGCACTTATCACCGGTGCCAGCCGGGGGATCGGCTCGGCGATCGCCGAAGCGCTGGCCCAGACGCATACCCTGGTGCTGGCGGGGCGGCCCTCGGAACGCCTGGACGCGGTCGCCGAGCGGCTGCAGGCCACCGCGTGGCCGGTGGACCTGACCGACACCGACGCGGTCGAGAACTCGGCCGCTTCTCTTTCGCTGAGCGAACTTGATGTCTTGGTGCACAACGCCGGGGTGTCGATACCAAGCCATGTCGGCGACTCCAAGGTCGACGACTGGCGGGCCACGTTCGAGGTGAACGTTTTTGGGGCGGTGGCGCTGACCCTGGCGCTGCTGCCGGCGCTGCGGCGTGCACACGGCCAGGTGGTGTTCGTCAACTCCGGGTCGGGACGCAAAGTGTCGCCGGGCATGGCGTCGTACTCCGCCAGCAAGTTTGCGCTGCGGGCGTTTGCAGACTCGCTGCGCGACGACGAGCCCCAGCTGCGGGTGACCACGGTGTATCCGGGTCGGGTCGACACCGACATGCAACGCGAACTGGTCGACTTCGAAGGCGGCGAATACACCCCGGCTAAGTTTCTGCGGCCCGAGACCGTGGCCGGGGTGGTCGCCAACGTCGTGTACACCCCACCCGACGGCCATGTCCACGAGGTAGTGATCCGGCAGCGCTAGCGCGCTGCGCGCGGGCAGACGCCGACTTACACGACAAGGTTGACCAGCCGCCCCGGCACCACGATCACCTTCCTGGGTGTAGCGCCGGCCAAGAACGCCTGCACCTTCTCGTCGGCCAGGGCCGCCGCCTGCAGCGTGTCGGGGTCGGCGTCGGCGGCAACCACGATGTGACCGCGCACCTTGCCGTTGACCTGGACCGGATACTCGACGGTGTCGTCGACCAAGTAGTTGGCGTCGGCCACGGGAAACGGTCCGTGCGCAAGCGATTCGGTGTGGCCCAGCCGTGACCACAGTTCCTCGGCCATGTGCGGAGCCAGCGGAGCAAGCATCAAGATCAACGGTTCCACTGCCGCCCGGGGCACCGCGTTGCGGTGCTGCTTGGTGAGGTGGTTGGTGTATTCGATCAGCTTGGCCACCGCGGTGTTATTACGCAGTGCCGCATAGTCTTCCGACACGCCGGCGATGGTGCGATGCAGCAGCCGACGCGTGTCGAGGTCAAGCTCTGGGTGAGCGTCAGCGACCCGGGTTGCCCCAGTGTGCTCGTCGACCACCAGCCGCCACACCCGTTGCAGAAAGCGGTAAGCGCCGACGACGTCTTTGGTGGCCCACGGACGCGACGCTTCCAACGGTCCCATCGCCATCTCGTACACCCGCAGCGTGTCGGCGCCGTAGCTGTCGCAAATCTCGTCGGGCGACACCGAATTCTTCAGGCTCTTACCGATTTTGCCGAACTCTTGGAAGACTTCGATTTCGCCGTCCGGACCCGGGTACACATACTTGCCGTCGCGTTCAACCACGTCAGCGGCCGGCACATACGATCCGCGGGAATCGGTGTAGGCATAGGCCTGGATGTAGCCCTGGTTGACCAGGCGCCGGTACGGTTCGCGCGAGCTGACGTGCCCGAGGTCGTAGAGCACCTTGTGCCAGAACCGGGCGTACAGCAGGTGCAGCACCGCGTGCTCGACGCCGCCGACGTACAGGTCGACACCGCCCGGGTCGTTCGGCCCGTGCTCGGCTGGCCGCGGGCCCATCCAGTACACCTCGTTCTCTTTGGCGCAGAACCGTTCTGAGTTGTGTGGATCGGTGTAGCGCAGCTCGTACCAGGAGCTGCCCGCCCACTGCGGCATCACGTTGGTGTCGCGGGTATAGGGCTTTAGCCCATCACCGAGATCCAACTCGACATGCACCCAGTCGGTCGCCTTGGCCAAAGGTGGCGAGGGCTCGCTGTCGGCGTCATCCGGGTCGAAGGAGACCGGCGAATAGTCCGGCATGTCAGGCAGTTCCACCGGCAGTGCTGCCTCGTCAAGCGCGTGTGGGCGCCCGTCGCTGTCGTAGACAATCGGGAAAGGTTCACCCCAATACCGCTGCCTGGCGAAAAGCCAATCCCGCAGCTTGTATTCGACGCGGGCCCGGCCGCGGCCCTCGGCCTCCAACCGACGGGTGATCGTCTGCTTCGCGGTGGCAACATCCAGGCCGTTGAGGTAGTCCGAATTGACCAGTATTCCATCGCCCGTGTGGGCGGCTTGCGAAACATCGCCGCCGGCAATTACTTCCACGATGGGCAGTCCGAATTCGTGGGCGAACTCCCAGTCACGCTGGTCGTGGCCGGGAACCGCCATGATCGCGCCGGTGCCGTATCCGAGCAAGACATAGTCGGCGATGAAGATCGGTATCGGTTTGCCGTTCGCCGGGTTGGTTGCGTAGGCGCCCAGGAAGACACCGCTCTTCGCCTTGTTTTCTTGGCGCTCCAAATCGGACTTCGCAGCGATGGATCGCCGATATGCGGCGACGGCGTCGATGGGGGTGGCGCCGCCGAACGTCCACTGCGGGTCCACGCCCTCCGGCCAACTGGGTGCGGCCAGGCGGTCGACCAGCTCGTGCTCGGGAGCCAGCACCAGATAGGTTGCGCCGAACATGGTGTCGGGGCGGGTGGTGAACACTTCGATGTCGACGGTTTCGCCGGCGGGTGTGCACGCTTCGAACAGTGCCGCCGCACCGGTGGAGCGCCCGATCCAGTTGCGCTGCATGGTCTTGACCTTTTCCGGCCAGTCCAGCAGGTCGAGGTCGTCGAGCAGCCGGTCGGCGTAAGCGGTAATCCGCATCATCCACTGGCGCAACCGTTTCCGAAACACCGGAAAGTTCCCGCGGTCGCTGCGCCCTTCGGCGGTGACCTCTTCGTTGGCCAGCACGGTACCCAGCCCGGGACACCAGTTCACCATCTCTTCCGAGCGGTACACCAACCGGTAGCTGTCGATCACGTCGGCTCGCTCACCGGCCGACAGCGTCGCCCACTCGCGCCCGTCATCGAGACGGCGGACCCCGGAATCGAATTCGGCGATAAGTTCGTCGATCGGCCGAGCTTTGTTGGCGGCGGTGTCGAACCACGCGTTGTAGATCTGCAGGAATATCCACTGCGTCCACTTGTAGAAGTCGACATCGGTGGTCGCAAAGCTCCGCCTGCTGTCGTGGCCGAAACCCAGCCGCCCCAATTGGCGCCGGAAGTTTGCGATGTTGGCCTCGGTTCGGATCCGCGGGTGGGTACCGGTCTGCACCGCGTATTGCTCGGCCGGCAGACCGAATGCGTCGAAACCCAACGCGTGCAAGACGTTACGTCCGATCATCCGGTGGTAGCGGGCGTAGACGTCGGTGGCGATGTAGCCCAGAGGGTGACCGACATGCAATCCCTCACCGGAGGGGTAGGGAAACATGTCCTGAACGAACAGCTTGTCTTCGGGCACCGCCGAGCCGTCGCTGGGCGCCAACGACCCGACCGGATTGGGGACATGGAACGTGCCCATCCGTTCCCAGTTGTCCTGCCAAGTCCGTTCGATGCGCCCCGCCAACTCCGCGGTGTAGCGGTACCGCGGGGTGTCGGAGTCCACGTCTGCAGCCGCGGTGTGCAGGCCAGCCGTGGCGGGCGGGGATTCGCTCACGTCAACAGCGTATAAGGGCGCCGCCGGGTGGGCTTTAGGCCACAGGTTGGTTTCGGTTGCGTCGCGGACCGATCAGAGGTTGGTTCCAGGTCGATTCCAGGCCTTCTCGGCGGCGCGCCACCCTGGTTACAGTCGGCCCCTAACGACCACTGTTTGCCCGAGCGTTCGAAAGGATCGACCCAGATGACGCGGACCGCTCACAGCTGGCGGGCAGTGGCAGGCGGTGCAGCCGTCGGCTTCGCCGCTGCTGTGGGCTTTGCCAGCGCCATCGCATCGGCGGAGCCTGTGCTTCCGCCGCGGCCAACCCCGGCACCGCCGCCGATCGCCCAGAACGTCACCGGCGGGGTCGGCAACAGCGCCTCAGCTGCCGCGTTTCCGGTGGCGCCGGCTCCGGGGTCGTCGACAATGCCGCCGCCGCCGCGGCGCCTCTCCCGGGCCCCACGCTGCCGGTGCAGTCGACACCGGTTGCGGCCACCACCGGGACGCTGCGCGACTACTTGCAGTCCAAGGGCGTCAAACTCGAGCCGCAAAAGCCGCAGGGTTTCACCGCGCTCGATATCACGCTGCCAATGCCAGCGGGCTGGACGCAGGTTCCCGACCCGAACGTGGCCGACCCATTCGTGGTGATCGCCAACCGATCCGGCAACAGCCTCTACACCTCCAACGCCCAGGTGGTGGTGTACAAGCTGATCGGTGACTTCAACCCCCGCGAGGCCATCAGCCATGGCTTCGTCGACAGCCAGCAGCTGCCCGCCTGGCGGACCACCACCGCCTCGCTCGCCGACTTCGGCGGCTTCCCGTCGTCGATCATCGAGGGCACCTACCGGCAGAACGACATGACACTCAACACCTCCCGGCGCCACGTCATCGCCACCTCGGGGCCAGACAAGTACCTGGTGTCGCTGGCGGTGACCACGGACGTCGCCCGGGCTGTCGCCGAGGCGCCGGCCACCGACGCGATCGTGAACGGATTCCGGGTGAGCACGCCGGCGGCTGGAGGACCGGCGCGGTAGGCGTCGTATGGTTTGGCCGTGCTCATCATCGGGCTGGTTTGCGTGTGCGCTGCGGTTGCCGCTGCGGCTTTTGGCCTGCGGTCGGTGTCGCGGCCCGACACCCTTGCCGCCGCTGGGGTTCCCGCGCGAGCGCTCGCTCCGATTCAAGGCGCGGCTGCGGTCCTGCTTGGCAGCGGTGGTGCGGTGGCGCTAGCCGCCCCGAACCAGGCGTTGGTCATCGTGATCATGTGTGTCGTCGGCGCCGTGTGCACCGTGGCCGCCGGCTCGTGGCGGGCGGCACGGTATGCACTTCGCGGCCGCCGGGTGCTCGACTGCGCTGGCAACTGCTCCGGTTGCCCGCAGCTTGATCGCGCGAACCGCTAAGTCGCCCGGCGGGCCCGCTAATGGCTGATCGCTAGTTGCGGCTGATGTCGATCGGGTGGGTGGCCAGCAGTGACAGCGGCAGCGGCTGGCGCCGCAGCGCCCGCCCCCATAGGTCTACCCGGGGTCCCGCTAGCACGTCAGAGGGCAACGCCGACAAGACAATCCAGTCGTCGCGCTCGATCTCACCCTCAAGCTGACCGATCGTCCAGCCCGAGTATCCAGCGAAGATCCGCACCCCTTCCACCAGCGGCGCGATCACGTCGGGATCGGCGTCGAGATCGACCATCACGATGCGCCCGGTCACATGCCGCAGACCCGGCACACCCTGCGGGTCGGCGCCAACACGCAGCGCCCCCAAACACAATGCGGCGTCACGCTTCACCGGTCCCCCGATGAACATCGTCTTCGGTTTGGCCGCCAATTTCGCCCATTGCGGCAGCACGTTGTAGACGGCGGTGTCGCTGGGCCGGTTGAGCACCACTCCCAGCGTGCCGCCGTCGTTGTGCTCGACGACATAGATCACGCTGCGCCGAAATGTCGGCTCCAGCAGGTCGGTGTTCGCCAACAGCAGCGTGCCCGATCGCACTCGCTGCGCGGCGGGTGCGACATAGTCCTCGGGATCTTCGTGCTGCGCCACGACACCATCATCGCACCCGCGCGTGGGCGCGGTGGCCATCAAGTGTGGGCGCAACCGATATTTGTGCTGTAGTTGAAGTGGTCTCAGGTCGGTCTTGGCCTGGCCGCTGTCGTGGAAGTAGGTTTTGTGGTTCAGACCCGGGCGCCAGTCACGCTCTGGCGCTCAGCGCGTGGTTTGCCTGACTTTTGGCGGCTGCTCGAGCTGCGCGTTGCCAGTCAATTTGGCGACGGTCTGTTCCAGGCAGCATTGGCGGGGGCGCTGTTGTTCAACCCCGAGCGGGCCACCAATCCTTTGGCGATCGCCGGCGCGTTCGCGGTGCTGTTCTTGCCGTATTCGCTGCTTGGCCCGTTTGCTGGTGCGCTGATGGACCGCTGGGACCGCCGGCTGGTGCTGGTCGGGGCGAACATCGGTCGGCTCGGGTCGGTGGCCGCGGTGGGCGCGGCCTTGGCCGTCGGGGCCAACGATTGGACGGTGTTGTGTGGCGCGTTGATCGTCAACGGCTTCGGCCGCTTTGTGTCGTCGGGGCTGTCGGCGGCGTTGCCGCATGTGGTTCCCCGCCACAAGGTGGTCACGATGAACTCGCTAGCGAACGCCACCGGTGCTGTTGCCGCATTTGGCGGCGCCAACTTCATGCTTCTGCCGCGCTGGCTTTTCGGCGCGGGCGACTCCGGCTCGGCGTCGATCATTTTCGTGGTCGCGATCCCGATCGCGATCGCCCTGACGCTGTCTTTGCGGTTTGCTGCCCACGCGCTCGGCCCAGACGACAGCAAACGCGCTGTGCGCGGATCGGTGATCTATGCGGTGATCACCGGCTGGCTGCGCGGCGTGCGCACGGTTTTGGACCGGCCGACCGTGGCCGCCACTCTGTCCGGGTTGGCGACGCATCGCATGGTCTTCGGCGTCAATACGCTGCTGGTGCTGGTGTTGGTCCGGCATGCCGGGGCGGTGACCGTCGCGGGGCTAGGCACCGCGGTGCTTTTCCTCGCCGCCACCGGCGCTGGATCGTTTCTGGCCAACGCCCTGACCCCGCCCGCGGTGCGCCGCTGGAATCGCTTCATCGTGGCCAATGGCGCGCTGGCCGCCGGCGCGGTGATCCAAATCGCCGGTGCCACTTTGCAATTGGCGATAATGGTGCTGTGCGGGTTTCTGCTCGGCGTCATCGGGCAAGTCGTCAAGCTGTGTGCCGACACCGCGATGCAGATCGACGTCGATGACGCCCTGCGCGGCCACGTCTTCACGGTGCAGGATTCGCTGTTCTGGTTCTCGTTCATCGTTGCAGTTACCGTGGCGGCGTTGGTGATTCCCGACGACGGGCGTTCCCCGGCGCTGGTCTTGGCCGGTTCGTTGCTATACCTTGCGGGCCTGGGCGTGCACGCCCTGGTTGCCCGGCGCGGGCTAGCGGTGAGTAGTCGCTAAGGTAGCTGCATGGCCGGTGCGGGCCCGATCGTTGACGACCTGCGCGCCGAAAGCGACGAACTGGATGCGCTGGTGGCGCCGCTGGCGGCCGAGCGTTGGACGGACCCGACACCCGCGGCGGGCTGGACCATCGCCCACCAGATCGGCCACTTGCTGTGGACCGACCGCGTCGCGCTCACCGCCGTCACCGACGAGGCGCGCTTCGCCGAATTCCTGGCGGCGGCCGCTGCCAATCCCACCGGCTTTGTCGACGACGGCGCCGATGAAATGGCGGCCCGGCCACCGGCCGAGCTGTTGGGCGACTGGCGGCTCACCCGCGCCCAGCTGCACGAGGCGCTGCTGACCGTGCCCGACGGGCGCAAACTGCCCTGGTTCGGGCCGCCGATGAGCGCGGCGTCGATGGCGACCGCGCGGCTGATGGAAACCTGGGCGCACGGACTTGACGTCGCCGACACGCTCGGCGTCCAACGACCAGCGACGCCGCGGTTGCGCTCCATCGCTCATCTCGGTGTGCGCACTCGTGATTACTCCTTCGTCGTTAACGGCCTCACGCCACCGGCCGAGCCGTTTCTCGTTGAGCTGCGTGCACCCGACGGCAGCACCTGGTCGTGGGGTCCCGACGATGCTTCCCAGCGGGTGACGGGCTCGGCGGAAGACTTCTGCTTCTTGGTCACGCAGCGGCGCCCGCTCGCCACGCTTGACATCGCGGCCCACGGTGCCGATGCGCAACGGTGGCTGACCATCGCGCAAGCCTTCGCCGGCCCCCCGGGTCCGGGCCGTGGGCGATGAGCGCGCGAAGAGAGACACGGCCCCACCAGGCCCCGCCGTGGGCGATGAGCGCGCGAAGAGAGACACGGCCCGCGAAATGAGCACCGCGGGGTGCGAAAAGCACGGCGGCTCTTCCTCACCGGCTGTGACAGAAGCGCGGCTAGCGGCGGAGCAACGAACACACTGGCAGCAGACATACGCAGCCCATCCGCACCTTTACGGCGATCAGCCGTCCGAGGCGGCGAAGAATGCACTGGCAGTGTTTCGCTCTACTGGGGTTAGCGCGCTTCTTGACCTTGGTAGTGGCCACGGCCGCGACGCATTGTTCTTTGCTCGCAACGGAATTGCAGTTCACGTCATCGACTTTAGCCCGACCGCATTACAACAACTCGCCGATACCGCTGCCGTGCAGGGCCTCACCGGTCGAATTACGGTGACGGAGCATGATATTCGCTATCCGCTGCCGGTCCCCGCGGGATCGGTTGATGCGGTGTTTGCACACATGCTGCTGTGTATGGCCTTTTCCACCAATACTATTCGCGCCATCGTCAGTGACGTTCGGCGCGTGCTACGGCCCGGCGGCGTTTTCGTCTACACCGTCCGCCATACCGGCGACGCACATTACCGTGCCGGAATCCCCCACGGCGATGACATTTACGAGCACGGCGGGTTCGCCGTCCACTACTTCTCGCGTCGACTTATTGAGGAGCTGGCCGTCGACTGGACGCTTATCGACGTGCACGAGTTCTGCGAAGGCGAGCTGCCGCGGCGTCTTTTCTGCGTCACTCAGATCCGGCCCGCGGACTAACCTGGCGCCCTGCCGGGTTACAGCGTGGCGGCGGCGTCGGCGGCCCCGTCACCGTCGCTGTCGCTGAGTTTGACGTCCCATCTACCGTCACCATCGCCGTCGACATACGCGGTGTCATAGCCGTCACCGTCACCGGTCAGCAGCACCCGGTCCGCCAGGCCGTTTCCGTCGAAGTCGAGCAGCCGGTCGTCGGCGCGACCGTCGTCGTCGAAGTCGACCAGCGGACCGCCGGTGTGCTCCGCGCCGTCCAGCCCGAACCACCGCAGCTGACCGCCGCGGTCGACGGCCACAGACCAGGTCCCGGTTCCGTCATCGGTGAAGTAGCTCTCCGCGGTGCCGTCGTTGTCGAGATCCAGCACGGCATGGTCAGCCAATCCGTCCCCGTCGAAGTCGGCCAGCGCGTCGTCGCGCAGCCCATCGGCGTCGAAATCCAGCCCGACCGCGTCGAGTCGGCCATCGCCGTCGATGTCCAGGTCTGGTTGGCCGTCCCAGATCTTCGCCGTGCCGTCGTCTCCGCCCAGGCAGTACTCCATGCGATGTCCGACGCCGCGTGGCGGCTACCGGTTCCCGCGCGCCTTCCACCACGACAGCAGTTCGGCGGTGGCCTCTTCGCGGGACAGCGGACCGCGCTCTAGTCGCAGTTCCTTCATGTAGCGCCACGCCTCGCCCACCTGGGGGCCCGGCGGGATGCCCAGAATCTGCATGATGTCGTTGCCGTCTAGGTCGGGGCGGACCCGCTCGAGGTCCTCGCGGGCGGCCAGTTCGGCGATCCGCGCCTCGAGTTCGTCGTAGTTGGCCTGCAGCCGCGCCGCTCTGCGCCTGTTGCGGGTGGTGCAGTCAGCGCGCACCAATTTGTGTAGCCGCGGCAGCAGCGGGCCGGCGTCGGTCACGTAGCGGCGCACCGCCGAATCCGTCCACTTGCCGTCACCATAGCCGTGGAACCGCAAGTGCAGGTACACCAGCTGCGCGACGTCTTCGACCAGCTGTTTGGAGTATTTGAGCGCCCGCAGCCGCTTCCGGGCCATTTTGGCGCCGACTACCTCGTGGTGGTGGAAACTCACCCTGCCGTCGGCCTCGTGCCGGCGAGTGGCGGGCTTGCCGATGTCGTGCAGCAGCGCCGCCCAGCGCAATACCAGGTCGGGGGGGCCGTCCTCCAAGTCGATCGCTTGTTGCAGCACCTTCAGCGAATGCTGGTAGACGTCTTTGTGTTGATGGTGTTCGTCGATGGCCATTCGCATCGCACCGACCTCGGGCAGCACGACTTCGCCCATCCCGGTCTGCACCATGAGGTCGATACCGGCCACCGGGTCTCGGCCGAGCAATAGCTTGTCCAATTCGGCGGCCACCCGCTCGGCAGTGATGCGGGCCAGCTGCGGGGCCATGTCTTCGATGGCCGCCCGCACTCGCGGCGCGACAGTGAAGCCCAGCTGGGAGACGAACCGCGCAGCGCGCAGCATCCGCAGCGGATCGTCGGCGAACGACTCCTGCGGAGCCGACGGAGTGTCCAAGACTCCGGCCCGCAGCGCCGCCAAACCGCCCAGTGGGTCAACGAATTCGCCCGGCCCGGTTGGTGTGATGCGCACCGCCATCGCGTTGACGGTGAAGTCGCGGCGTGCAAGATCATCCTCTAGGCGGTCCCCGAAACGCACTTCGGGATTGCGCGAGACCCGGTCGTACCGGTCGGCGCGAAAAGTGGTGATCTCGAGACGGTGCTCGCCCTTGCCGGCGCCGACGGTGCCGAACTCGATCCCCGTGTCCCACAACGCATCGGCCCACCCCCTCACGATGGCCTGCACCTCCTCCGGGCGGGCGTCGGTGGTGAAATCCAGGTCCGGGCTGAGCCGGTCGAGTACCGCGTCGCGCACCGATCCCCCGACCAGATACAGTGCGCGGCCCGCGTCGGCGAACAACGCCCCGAGCTCGCGCAAAACGTCACCGTGCCTGTTCAACGCGACCGCGGCCGCGGTTAGCAGGTCGGCGTCTTGGACGGTTTCGGGCACGTTCGACCAGCCTAGTCGCGCGACGATGACGGCCGCTGGCGGCCGGAGGAGGAACGCGACAATCCACCCCAGCGCGCGACGATGACGGCCGCTGGCGGCCGGAGGAGGAGCGCGGCGGCGGGTATCCTCCGGTCACGCACCCGACTACCGGCGAGTGGCCCGGGAAGGCGCGGCCGCGCCAGCTACTATCGCTTGGGTGTCGGACGGCGAACAAGCCAAACCTGGTCGGCGTCGCGGCAGGCGCCGCCGTCGGCGCGCGTCCGCGTCACCGGAGCACCGCTCTCAAAACCAGCCCACCGGCGGCACCCCCACCGGGTCGGCTGCTGGTTCGGCGAATCCCCGCTCCCGCTCGACGCGCCGCCGAGCCGAGCGGCTGCGCACAGTGCACGAAACCTCCGCCGGCGGATTGGTGATCGACGGCATCGACAGGCCCCGCGAGGAACAGGTCGCGGCGTTGAT
This Mycobacterium xenopi DNA region includes the following protein-coding sequences:
- a CDS encoding SDR family oxidoreductase produces the protein MPTALITGASRGIGSAIAEALAQTHTLVLAGRPSERLDAVAERLQATAWPVDLTDTDAVENSAASLSLSELDVLVHNAGVSIPSHVGDSKVDDWRATFEVNVFGAVALTLALLPALRRAHGQVVFVNSGSGRKVSPGMASYSASKFALRAFADSLRDDEPQLRVTTVYPGRVDTDMQRELVDFEGGEYTPAKFLRPETVAGVVANVVYTPPDGHVHEVVIRQR
- the leuS gene encoding leucine--tRNA ligase — translated: MSESPPATAGLHTAAADVDSDTPRYRYTAELAGRIERTWQDNWERMGTFHVPNPVGSLAPSDGSAVPEDKLFVQDMFPYPSGEGLHVGHPLGYIATDVYARYHRMIGRNVLHALGFDAFGLPAEQYAVQTGTHPRIRTEANIANFRRQLGRLGFGHDSRRSFATTDVDFYKWTQWIFLQIYNAWFDTAANKARPIDELIAEFDSGVRRLDDGREWATLSAGERADVIDSYRLVYRSEEMVNWCPGLGTVLANEEVTAEGRSDRGNFPVFRKRLRQWMMRITAYADRLLDDLDLLDWPEKVKTMQRNWIGRSTGAAALFEACTPAGETVDIEVFTTRPDTMFGATYLVLAPEHELVDRLAAPSWPEGVDPQWTFGGATPIDAVAAYRRSIAAKSDLERQENKAKSGVFLGAYATNPANGKPIPIFIADYVLLGYGTGAIMAVPGHDQRDWEFAHEFGLPIVEVIAGGDVSQAAHTGDGILVNSDYLNGLDVATAKQTITRRLEAEGRGRARVEYKLRDWLFARQRYWGEPFPIVYDSDGRPHALDEAALPVELPDMPDYSPVSFDPDDADSEPSPPLAKATDWVHVELDLGDGLKPYTRDTNVMPQWAGSSWYELRYTDPHNSERFCAKENEVYWMGPRPAEHGPNDPGGVDLYVGGVEHAVLHLLYARFWHKVLYDLGHVSSREPYRRLVNQGYIQAYAYTDSRGSYVPAADVVERDGKYVYPGPDGEIEVFQEFGKIGKSLKNSVSPDEICDSYGADTLRVYEMAMGPLEASRPWATKDVVGAYRFLQRVWRLVVDEHTGATRVADAHPELDLDTRRLLHRTIAGVSEDYAALRNNTAVAKLIEYTNHLTKQHRNAVPRAAVEPLILMLAPLAPHMAEELWSRLGHTESLAHGPFPVADANYLVDDTVEYPVQVNGKVRGHIVVAADADPDTLQAAALADEKVQAFLAGATPRKVIVVPGRLVNLVV
- a CDS encoding YqgE/AlgH family protein: MATAPTRGCDDGVVAQHEDPEDYVAPAAQRVRSGTLLLANTDLLEPTFRRSVIYVVEHNDGGTLGVVLNRPSDTAVYNVLPQWAKLAAKPKTMFIGGPVKRDAALCLGALRVGADPQGVPGLRHVTGRIVMVDLDADPDVIAPLVEGVRIFAGYSGWTIGQLEGEIERDDWIVLSALPSDVLAGPRVDLWGRALRRQPLPLSLLATHPIDISRN
- a CDS encoding MFS transporter; translation: MEVGFVVQTRAPVTLWRSARGLPDFWRLLELRVASQFGDGLFQAALAGALLFNPERATNPLAIAGAFAVLFLPYSLLGPFAGALMDRWDRRLVLVGANIGRLGSVAAVGAALAVGANDWTVLCGALIVNGFGRFVSSGLSAALPHVVPRHKVVTMNSLANATGAVAAFGGANFMLLPRWLFGAGDSGSASIIFVVAIPIAIALTLSLRFAAHALGPDDSKRAVRGSVIYAVITGWLRGVRTVLDRPTVAATLSGLATHRMVFGVNTLLVLVLVRHAGAVTVAGLGTAVLFLAATGAGSFLANALTPPAVRRWNRFIVANGALAAGAVIQIAGATLQLAIMVLCGFLLGVIGQVVKLCADTAMQIDVDDALRGHVFTVQDSLFWFSFIVAVTVAALVIPDDGRSPALVLAGSLLYLAGLGVHALVARRGLAVSSR
- a CDS encoding TIGR03084 family metal-binding protein, producing the protein MAGAGPIVDDLRAESDELDALVAPLAAERWTDPTPAAGWTIAHQIGHLLWTDRVALTAVTDEARFAEFLAAAAANPTGFVDDGADEMAARPPAELLGDWRLTRAQLHEALLTVPDGRKLPWFGPPMSAASMATARLMETWAHGLDVADTLGVQRPATPRLRSIAHLGVRTRDYSFVVNGLTPPAEPFLVELRAPDGSTWSWGPDDASQRVTGSAEDFCFLVTQRRPLATLDIAAHGADAQRWLTIAQAFAGPPGPGRGR
- a CDS encoding class I SAM-dependent methyltransferase, which translates into the protein MGDERAKRDTAREMSTAGCEKHGGSSSPAVTEARLAAEQRTHWQQTYAAHPHLYGDQPSEAAKNALAVFRSTGVSALLDLGSGHGRDALFFARNGIAVHVIDFSPTALQQLADTAAVQGLTGRITVTEHDIRYPLPVPAGSVDAVFAHMLLCMAFSTNTIRAIVSDVRRVLRPGGVFVYTVRHTGDAHYRAGIPHGDDIYEHGGFAVHYFSRRLIEELAVDWTLIDVHEFCEGELPRRLFCVTQIRPAD
- a CDS encoding CCA tRNA nucleotidyltransferase, which gives rise to MPETVQDADLLTAAAVALNRHGDVLRELGALFADAGRALYLVGGSVRDAVLDRLSPDLDFTTDARPEEVQAIVRGWADALWDTGIEFGTVGAGKGEHRLEITTFRADRYDRVSRNPEVRFGDRLEDDLARRDFTVNAMAVRITPTGPGEFVDPLGGLAALRAGVLDTPSAPQESFADDPLRMLRAARFVSQLGFTVAPRVRAAIEDMAPQLARITAERVAAELDKLLLGRDPVAGIDLMVQTGMGEVVLPEVGAMRMAIDEHHQHKDVYQHSLKVLQQAIDLEDGPPDLVLRWAALLHDIGKPATRRHEADGRVSFHHHEVVGAKMARKRLRALKYSKQLVEDVAQLVYLHLRFHGYGDGKWTDSAVRRYVTDAGPLLPRLHKLVRADCTTRNRRRAARLQANYDELEARIAELAAREDLERVRPDLDGNDIMQILGIPPGPQVGEAWRYMKELRLERGPLSREEATAELLSWWKARGNR